The following proteins come from a genomic window of Streptomyces sp. Sge12:
- a CDS encoding aldehyde dehydrogenase family protein, with amino-acid sequence MGTAESSVTRLNVFKTYKLYVGGKFPRSESGRVYEVTDSKGKWLANAPLSSRKDARDAVVAARKAFGGWSGATAYNRGQILYRIAEMLEGRREQFVREVGEAEGLSKSKAAAVVDAAIDRWVWYAGWTDKIGQIVGGANPVAGPFFNLSTPEPTGVVTVLAPQDSSFLGLVSVIAPVIATGNTVVVIASESSPLPALSLGEVLATSDLPGGVVNILSGKAGEMGPHLASHQDVNAIDLAGADAALAKELEIAAADNLKRVLRPQPVDDWSADPGTSRMTAFLETKTVWHPTGSLGAGGSSY; translated from the coding sequence ATGGGAACCGCTGAGTCTTCTGTGACCCGTTTGAACGTCTTCAAGACCTACAAGCTGTACGTCGGGGGCAAGTTCCCCCGCTCCGAGAGCGGCCGGGTGTACGAAGTGACGGACTCGAAGGGCAAGTGGCTGGCCAACGCCCCGCTGTCCTCCCGCAAGGACGCGCGTGACGCCGTCGTCGCCGCCCGCAAGGCCTTCGGCGGCTGGTCGGGCGCGACCGCGTACAACCGCGGGCAGATCCTCTACCGCATCGCCGAGATGCTGGAGGGCCGCCGCGAGCAGTTCGTCCGCGAGGTCGGCGAGGCCGAGGGCCTGTCCAAGTCGAAGGCGGCCGCGGTCGTCGACGCGGCCATCGACCGCTGGGTCTGGTACGCGGGCTGGACCGACAAGATCGGCCAGATCGTGGGCGGGGCCAACCCGGTCGCGGGCCCGTTCTTCAACCTCTCCACCCCGGAGCCGACCGGTGTGGTCACGGTCCTCGCCCCGCAGGACTCGTCCTTCCTGGGCCTGGTCTCGGTGATCGCCCCGGTGATCGCGACGGGCAACACGGTCGTCGTCATCGCCAGCGAGAGCTCCCCGCTGCCGGCCCTCTCCCTGGGCGAGGTGCTCGCCACCTCCGACCTGCCCGGCGGCGTGGTCAACATCCTGTCCGGCAAGGCCGGCGAGATGGGCCCGCACCTGGCGTCCCACCAGGACGTCAACGCGATCGACCTGGCGGGCGCCGACGCGGCGCTGGCCAAGGAGCTGGAGATCGCGGCGGCCGACAACCTCAAGCGCGTCCTGCGTCCACAGCCTGTGGACGACTGGAGCGCCGACCCGGGCACGTCGCGCATGACGGCGTTCCTGGAGACCAAGACCGTCTGGCACCCGACCGGGTCGCTGGGCGCGGGCGGCTCGTCCTACTAG
- a CDS encoding aldehyde dehydrogenase family protein has translation MASAFEYAPAPESRSVVDIAPSYGLFIDGEFTDAADGKVFKTVSPSSEEVLAEVAQAGTADVDRAVKAARRAFEKWSALPGSERAKYLFRIARIIQERSRELAVLETLDNGKPIRETRDADLPLVAAHFFYYAGWADKLDHAGYGANPRPLGVAGQVIPWNFPLLMLAWKIAPALAAGNTVVLKPAETTPLSALFFADICRQAGLPKGVVNIIPGYGDAGAELVAHPDVDKVAFTGSTAVGKAIARQIAGTDKKVTLELGGKGANIVFDDAPIDQAVEGIVNGIFFNQGQVCCAGSRLLVQESIHDELLDSLKRRLSTLRLGDPLDKNTDIGAINSAEQLARITALAETGEAEGAERWSPACELPSSGYWFAPTLFTNVTQAHTVARDEIFGPVLSVLTFRTPDEAVAKANNSQYGLSAGIWTEKGSRILAVAGQLRAGVVWANTFNKFDPTSPFGGYKESGFGREGGRHGLEGYLAPSNPKGER, from the coding sequence ATGGCATCTGCATTCGAGTACGCACCGGCTCCCGAGTCCCGCTCGGTCGTCGACATCGCCCCCTCCTACGGGCTCTTCATCGACGGTGAGTTCACCGACGCCGCCGACGGCAAGGTCTTCAAGACCGTCTCGCCGAGCAGCGAGGAAGTCCTCGCCGAGGTCGCCCAGGCGGGTACCGCCGACGTGGACCGCGCCGTGAAGGCCGCGCGCAGGGCGTTCGAGAAGTGGTCCGCGCTGCCCGGCTCCGAGCGCGCCAAGTACCTCTTCCGCATCGCCCGGATCATCCAGGAGCGCAGCCGCGAGCTCGCCGTCCTGGAGACCCTGGACAACGGCAAGCCGATCAGGGAGACCCGCGACGCGGACCTCCCGCTGGTCGCCGCGCACTTCTTCTACTACGCGGGCTGGGCCGACAAGCTCGACCACGCGGGCTACGGCGCGAACCCGCGCCCGCTCGGCGTGGCCGGCCAGGTCATCCCGTGGAACTTCCCGCTGCTGATGCTCGCGTGGAAGATCGCCCCGGCCCTCGCGGCCGGCAACACGGTCGTCCTGAAGCCCGCCGAGACCACCCCGCTCTCCGCGCTGTTCTTCGCGGACATCTGCCGCCAGGCCGGTCTGCCCAAGGGCGTCGTCAACATCATCCCCGGGTACGGGGACGCGGGCGCCGAGCTGGTCGCGCACCCGGACGTCGACAAGGTCGCCTTCACCGGCTCGACCGCGGTCGGCAAGGCCATCGCCCGTCAGATCGCCGGTACGGACAAGAAGGTCACCCTGGAGCTGGGCGGCAAGGGCGCCAACATCGTCTTCGACGACGCCCCCATCGACCAGGCCGTCGAGGGCATCGTCAACGGCATCTTCTTCAACCAGGGCCAGGTCTGCTGCGCGGGCTCCCGCCTGCTGGTCCAGGAGTCGATCCACGACGAGCTGCTGGACTCCCTCAAGCGCCGCCTCTCCACGCTGCGCCTGGGCGACCCGCTCGACAAGAACACCGACATCGGCGCGATCAACTCCGCCGAGCAGCTCGCCCGGATCACCGCGCTCGCGGAGACCGGCGAGGCCGAGGGCGCCGAGCGCTGGTCCCCGGCGTGCGAGCTGCCGTCCTCCGGCTACTGGTTCGCCCCGACGCTCTTCACGAACGTCACCCAGGCGCACACCGTCGCCCGCGACGAGATCTTCGGCCCGGTGCTGTCCGTGCTGACCTTCCGTACGCCCGACGAGGCCGTCGCCAAGGCCAACAACAGCCAGTACGGCCTCTCCGCCGGCATCTGGACGGAGAAGGGCTCGCGCATCCTCGCGGTCGCCGGCCAGCTCCGCGCCGGGGTCGTCTGGGCCAACACGTTCAACAAGTTCGACCCGACGTCGCCCTTCGGCGGCTACAAGGAGTCGGGCTTCGGCCGCGAGGGCGGCCGCCACGGCCTGGAGGGCTACCTCGCCCCGTCGAACCCGAAGGGTGAGCGCTAA
- the deoC gene encoding deoxyribose-phosphate aldolase has product MPTTLTAFADVTTSDSALRRFLHGLPGVDAVGLEARAASLGTRSIKTTAKAYAIDLAISMIDLTTLEGADTPGKVRALSAKAVNPDPTDRTTPMTAAVCVYPDMVATAKAALNGADVKIASVATAFPAGRAALPVKLADTRDAVAAGADEIDMVIDRGAFLAGRYLETYELIRAIKEACVREDGSAARLKVIFETGELSTYDNIRRASWIGMLAGADFIKTSTGKVGVNATPANTLLMLEAVRDFRAQTGIQIGVKPAGGIRTTKDAIKFLVLVNETVGEDWLSNHWFRFGASSLLNDLLMQRQKLSTGRYSGPDYVTVD; this is encoded by the coding sequence ATGCCCACCACCCTCACCGCATTCGCTGACGTGACGACGTCCGACAGTGCGCTGCGCCGCTTCCTGCACGGGCTGCCCGGCGTCGACGCTGTCGGCCTGGAGGCCCGCGCGGCCTCCCTCGGCACCCGTTCGATCAAGACGACGGCCAAGGCGTACGCCATCGACCTGGCCATCTCGATGATCGACCTGACGACGCTGGAAGGCGCGGACACCCCGGGCAAGGTCCGGGCGCTCTCCGCCAAGGCCGTCAATCCCGATCCGACCGACCGCACGACCCCGATGACGGCCGCCGTCTGTGTCTATCCCGACATGGTGGCCACCGCGAAGGCCGCGCTGAACGGGGCCGATGTCAAGATCGCCTCCGTCGCCACCGCCTTCCCGGCCGGTCGTGCCGCCCTGCCCGTGAAGCTCGCGGACACCCGTGACGCCGTTGCCGCCGGCGCCGACGAGATCGACATGGTCATCGACCGTGGCGCCTTCCTCGCCGGCCGCTACCTGGAGACGTACGAGCTGATCAGGGCCATCAAGGAGGCCTGCGTCCGCGAGGACGGCAGCGCCGCGCGCCTGAAGGTCATCTTCGAGACCGGTGAGCTGTCGACCTACGACAACATCCGCCGCGCCTCCTGGATCGGCATGCTGGCGGGCGCCGACTTCATCAAGACGTCGACCGGCAAGGTCGGGGTCAACGCCACTCCGGCGAACACCCTGCTCATGCTCGAGGCCGTCCGCGACTTCCGCGCGCAGACTGGAATCCAGATCGGCGTGAAGCCGGCCGGCGGCATCCGCACCACCAAGGACGCGATCAAGTTCCTGGTCCTGGTCAACGAGACCGTGGGCGAGGACTGGCTGAGCAACCACTGGTTCCGCTTCGGCGCCTCCAGCCTGCTCAACGACCTGTTGATGCAGCGCCAGAAGCTGAGCACCGGCCGTTACTCCGGTCCCGACTACGTGACGGTGGACTGA
- a CDS encoding class F sortase, translated as MPHRVRLPLAAVLLCLALTGCGASTGAPHRAPAATAGAPSVAPAADPAPSATASPLPASAPVRVRIPAAGVDTSPVLELGLAADGTVEVPSVADGDKIGWYTKGVTPGETGPAVLIGHFDTARGPAVLADVSRVRTGEEITVSRADGTTAVFRVRELEQVGKKQFPTAKVYGNTARPELRVITCGGELTDGHRPDNIILYADLVG; from the coding sequence ATGCCCCACCGCGTACGCCTCCCGCTCGCCGCCGTCCTGCTCTGCCTCGCCCTCACCGGCTGCGGCGCGTCCACCGGTGCTCCCCACCGCGCACCCGCGGCCACCGCGGGCGCGCCGTCCGTCGCACCCGCCGCCGATCCGGCGCCGTCCGCGACGGCCTCACCATTGCCCGCCTCCGCACCCGTCCGCGTACGGATCCCCGCGGCCGGGGTGGACACCTCGCCCGTGCTGGAGCTGGGCCTCGCCGCGGACGGCACCGTCGAAGTGCCCTCCGTGGCCGACGGCGACAAGATCGGCTGGTACACCAAGGGCGTCACCCCGGGCGAGACCGGGCCCGCCGTGCTCATCGGCCACTTCGACACCGCACGCGGCCCGGCGGTGCTGGCGGACGTCTCGCGCGTGCGCACCGGCGAGGAGATCACCGTCTCCCGGGCCGACGGCACCACCGCCGTCTTCCGCGTCCGGGAGCTGGAGCAGGTCGGCAAGAAGCAGTTCCCGACCGCCAAGGTGTACGGGAACACCGCCCGCCCGGAGCTGCGCGTCATCACCTGCGGCGGCGAGCTGACCGACGGCCACCGGCCCGACAACATCATCCTGTACGCCGATCTCGTGGGCTGA
- a CDS encoding PH domain-containing protein: MSSQQPTDEPVYADRVYRSSMGVVSGVLLLALTAWLCGDAVVRGSGNTPWIALAVALCVVPLIVAFTIRPAVFANADRLRVRNPFRIIELPWAAVDAVRAGYSAEVLAEGSKYQLWSVPVSLRERKKANRQQLRHSALDRRDPGASADPGARARTAPSEPMRASADKIVDELQGLAENNAARPGAQGSVQVHWSYEIIAPALAGALLLIVLVATR; encoded by the coding sequence ATGAGCAGCCAGCAGCCGACCGACGAGCCGGTGTACGCAGACCGGGTCTACCGATCCTCCATGGGCGTCGTCTCGGGGGTACTGCTGCTCGCGCTGACCGCATGGCTCTGCGGCGACGCCGTGGTGCGGGGCTCGGGCAACACCCCGTGGATCGCGCTGGCGGTGGCGCTGTGCGTCGTACCGCTGATCGTCGCCTTCACGATCCGCCCGGCCGTCTTCGCCAATGCCGACCGGCTGCGCGTCCGCAACCCGTTCCGGATCATCGAGCTGCCCTGGGCGGCCGTGGACGCGGTGCGTGCCGGGTACTCGGCCGAGGTGCTGGCCGAGGGGTCGAAGTACCAGCTCTGGTCGGTGCCGGTCTCGCTGCGGGAGCGGAAGAAGGCCAACCGGCAGCAGCTGCGCCACAGCGCCCTGGACCGCCGCGACCCGGGCGCCTCTGCCGATCCGGGCGCGCGGGCCCGTACCGCCCCGTCCGAACCGATGCGGGCCAGCGCCGACAAGATCGTCGACGAGCTCCAGGGCTTGGCCGAGAACAACGCCGCGCGGCCCGGCGCCCAGGGCAGTGTCCAGGTGCACTGGTCGTACGAGATCATCGCGCCCGCCCTCGCCGGCGCGCTGCTCCTGATCGTCCTCGTCGCCACCCGCTGA
- a CDS encoding VanZ family protein, protein MQRHEGSESAATATAINLRLRLLAGALLAAHFVVVGWLTLRPLDVPWAAAANLSPLEGISADLALGPLEAARRIGEGLALLAPLGVLLPLISGRLAPSALSAWSSLARTAAAGALASVCIEMLQTAVPGQVVDVDSVLLNTLGVVLAHVAVVPALRARMRRSHTVYQGDTPKISRVGLGPWTDVLSAVQREY, encoded by the coding sequence GTGCAGCGTCATGAGGGCAGCGAAAGCGCCGCCACCGCCACCGCGATCAACCTCCGTCTCCGCCTGCTGGCCGGGGCCCTGCTCGCCGCCCATTTCGTGGTCGTCGGCTGGCTGACCCTGCGGCCGCTGGACGTGCCCTGGGCCGCGGCGGCCAATCTGAGCCCGCTGGAGGGGATCTCGGCCGATCTGGCCCTCGGGCCCCTGGAGGCCGCCCGGCGGATCGGTGAGGGACTCGCGCTGCTGGCCCCGCTCGGGGTGCTGCTGCCGCTGATCAGCGGCCGGCTCGCGCCGTCGGCCCTGTCCGCGTGGTCCTCGCTGGCCCGGACGGCCGCCGCGGGCGCGCTGGCCTCGGTGTGCATCGAGATGCTCCAGACCGCGGTCCCGGGCCAGGTCGTCGACGTGGACTCGGTGCTGCTGAACACCCTGGGCGTGGTGCTCGCGCACGTGGCCGTCGTACCGGCGCTGCGGGCCCGGATGAGGCGCTCACACACCGTTTATCAGGGGGATACCCCGAAGATTTCCAGGGTCGGGCTCGGTCCCTGGACCGACGTTCTGTCGGCGGTCCAGCGGGAGTATTGA
- a CDS encoding PspC domain-containing protein, whose translation MSALVRPRDGRWIGGVCAGLARRFGISANAMRAIFVVSCLLPGPQFLVYIALWVLLPNEKSTSAAW comes from the coding sequence ATGAGCGCCCTGGTCCGCCCCCGTGACGGCCGCTGGATCGGCGGAGTGTGCGCCGGACTGGCGCGGCGTTTCGGAATTTCCGCGAACGCGATGCGCGCCATATTCGTGGTCTCGTGCCTGCTGCCCGGCCCGCAGTTCCTGGTCTACATCGCACTGTGGGTGCTGCTGCCGAACGAGAAGTCCACTTCCGCCGCCTGGTAG
- a CDS encoding adenosine deaminase: protein MTSETPNLPTADQIRRSPKVLLHDHLDGGLRPGTIIELAREVGYENLPETDADKLGIWFREAADSGSLPRYLETFAHTCAVMQTKAALFRVAAECAEDLAEDGVVYAEIRYAPEQHLEAGLTLEEVVEAVNDGFREGERRAKAAGHRIRVGALLTAMRHAARALEIAELANRYRDNGVVGFDIAGAEAGFPPTRHLDAFEYLKRENNHFTIHAGEAFGLPSIWQALQWCGADRLGHGVKIIDDIEVAEDGSVTLGRLASYVRDKRIPLEMCPTSNLQTAAAASYAEHPIGLLRKLHFRLTVNTDNRLMSGTSMSREFEHLVDTFGYTLDDMQWFTVNAMKSAFIPFDERLAMINEVIKPGYAELKSEWLFKQTASTSGSLSA, encoded by the coding sequence ATGACGAGCGAGACCCCCAACCTGCCGACCGCGGATCAGATCCGCCGTTCCCCGAAGGTGCTGCTGCACGATCACCTCGACGGTGGACTGCGCCCCGGGACCATCATCGAGCTGGCCCGCGAGGTCGGCTACGAGAACCTCCCCGAGACCGACGCCGACAAGCTCGGCATCTGGTTCCGTGAAGCCGCCGACTCGGGCTCCCTCCCGCGCTACCTGGAGACCTTCGCGCACACCTGCGCGGTCATGCAGACGAAGGCCGCCCTCTTCCGGGTCGCCGCGGAGTGCGCCGAGGACCTGGCCGAGGACGGCGTCGTGTACGCCGAGATCCGCTACGCGCCCGAGCAGCACCTGGAAGCCGGCCTGACCCTCGAAGAGGTCGTCGAGGCCGTGAACGACGGCTTCCGCGAGGGCGAGCGCCGCGCGAAGGCGGCCGGCCACCGCATCCGCGTCGGTGCCCTGCTGACCGCGATGCGCCACGCCGCGCGTGCGCTGGAGATCGCCGAGCTGGCGAACCGCTACCGGGACAACGGTGTGGTCGGCTTCGACATCGCCGGTGCCGAGGCCGGGTTCCCTCCCACCCGCCACCTCGACGCCTTCGAGTACCTCAAGCGCGAGAACAACCACTTCACCATCCACGCGGGCGAGGCCTTCGGCCTGCCGTCGATCTGGCAGGCCCTGCAGTGGTGCGGCGCCGACCGTCTCGGTCACGGTGTGAAGATCATCGATGACATCGAGGTCGCCGAGGACGGTTCCGTGACCCTGGGCCGCCTGGCCTCGTACGTCCGGGACAAGCGCATCCCCCTGGAGATGTGCCCGACCTCGAACCTGCAGACCGCCGCGGCCGCCTCGTACGCCGAGCACCCGATCGGCCTGCTGCGCAAGCTGCACTTCCGCCTGACGGTCAACACGGACAACCGTCTGATGAGCGGCACCAGCATGAGCCGCGAGTTCGAGCACCTGGTCGACACCTTCGGTTACACGCTCGACGACATGCAGTGGTTCACCGTCAATGCGATGAAGTCCGCGTTCATTCCTTTCGATGAACGACTGGCCATGATCAATGAAGTGATCAAGCCCGGCTATGCGGAGCTGAAGTCGGAGTGGCTGTTCAAGCAGACCGCTTCCACCAGCGGTTCTCTCTCGGCCTAG
- a CDS encoding alpha/beta hydrolase — protein sequence MALHAPPARGARLGRAAGARTGSGSTESAVNGVVLLLPGASRFSPGPMRPLARALARAGGAEGLVTHTVIHGGDSAREEQARWAADEVVRRYGDVPVCLAGYDAGGLAALRAAGHGAVNSVVAMAPCLTPGTRADSPEPVKQLSGRQVLIVHGTDDARSDPESSFRLAARAKKANRATCRFEVHSDGHGLREHQPEVVALAVDFVLGAMFSGRYSRPVTDALAAPPPLGLRMPLASGFGRSLRK from the coding sequence ATGGCATTGCATGCGCCGCCGGCGCGCGGGGCCCGTCTGGGGCGGGCGGCCGGCGCGAGAACCGGCTCGGGTTCGACGGAAAGTGCGGTCAACGGGGTGGTGCTCCTGCTTCCCGGGGCGTCCAGATTCTCCCCCGGTCCCATGCGCCCGCTCGCGCGGGCGCTGGCCCGGGCGGGCGGGGCGGAGGGGCTGGTCACGCACACGGTCATCCACGGCGGGGACTCCGCCCGGGAGGAGCAGGCGCGGTGGGCGGCGGACGAGGTGGTGCGGCGCTACGGGGACGTACCGGTCTGCCTGGCCGGCTATGACGCGGGCGGCCTGGCCGCGCTGCGGGCGGCGGGCCACGGGGCCGTCAACTCGGTCGTGGCGATGGCCCCTTGCTTAACCCCCGGGACCCGGGCGGACTCCCCTGAACCGGTGAAACAGCTGTCGGGGCGGCAGGTGCTGATCGTGCACGGCACCGACGACGCGCGCAGCGACCCGGAGAGCTCCTTCCGGCTGGCGGCGCGCGCGAAGAAGGCGAACCGGGCGACGTGCCGCTTCGAGGTGCACTCGGACGGACACGGGTTGCGCGAGCACCAGCCCGAAGTCGTGGCACTGGCCGTGGACTTCGTGCTGGGCGCGATGTTCTCGGGGCGGTACTCGCGGCCCGTGACGGACGCGCTCGCCGCGCCGCCGCCGCTGGGCCTGCGGATGCCGCTGGCCTCGGGCTTCGGGAGATCGCTGAGAAAGTGA
- a CDS encoding cupin domain-containing protein, with product MGGLVHKNFDQPDETRPFEAGTGRLDLFNTEGGAVGRAVFEPGWRWSLHVKPLAGTDSCESAHTGYVVSGRMKLVMDDGESADLGPGEFIKIAPGHDAWVLGDEPCVVLDWTGYSDYAKPADS from the coding sequence ATGGGTGGATTGGTCCACAAGAACTTCGACCAGCCGGACGAGACGCGGCCCTTCGAGGCCGGGACGGGCAGGCTGGACCTGTTCAACACCGAGGGCGGGGCGGTGGGGCGCGCCGTCTTCGAGCCGGGCTGGCGCTGGTCGCTGCACGTCAAGCCGCTGGCGGGCACGGACAGCTGCGAGTCCGCGCACACCGGGTACGTCGTGAGCGGCCGGATGAAGCTGGTCATGGACGACGGGGAGAGCGCCGACCTCGGCCCGGGCGAGTTCATCAAGATCGCGCCCGGGCACGACGCCTGGGTGCTGGGTGACGAGCCGTGCGTCGTACTGGACTGGACCGGCTACAGCGACTACGCGAAGCCGGCCGACAGCTGA
- a CDS encoding helix-turn-helix transcriptional regulator produces the protein MPAEELSPAARRLYAYAVERHAFDACEATGALGVRAAAAITELAAAHLLQRAPGDDPDRWSAVAPRAAAARALAPLALLVRETHDEMDRLRGRLEALVPAYEAGTAHRDLSESGRLELVTDLGAVRALIAELVAACERELLTSQPGGGRPLETLEESIGRDESLLTRGVSMRTIYQHTARYSRPTAAYVERVTALGAQVRTLGDGLMRMLIFDDHTGLMAVPDRSGAALVVREPSVVHFMTATFERSWLGADPFPTSVGPEAARSISDELRQTIVRLLSEGLEDKVIARRLGMSERTCQRHIAEIMRAVGAKSRFQAGYLLSVTPPPPPP, from the coding sequence ATGCCTGCCGAGGAGCTGAGCCCCGCCGCCCGGCGCCTGTACGCGTACGCCGTGGAGCGGCACGCCTTCGACGCGTGCGAGGCCACCGGCGCCCTGGGCGTGCGTGCTGCCGCCGCCATCACCGAGCTGGCCGCCGCGCACCTGCTCCAGCGGGCCCCGGGCGACGACCCGGACCGCTGGAGCGCGGTGGCCCCCCGGGCCGCGGCGGCCCGGGCCCTGGCCCCGCTGGCCCTGCTCGTACGGGAGACCCACGACGAGATGGACCGGCTGCGCGGCCGGCTGGAGGCGCTGGTACCCGCGTACGAGGCGGGGACCGCGCACCGGGACCTGAGCGAGTCGGGCCGCCTGGAGCTGGTCACGGACCTCGGCGCGGTGCGCGCACTGATCGCGGAGCTGGTCGCCGCGTGCGAGCGGGAGCTGCTGACCTCGCAGCCCGGCGGGGGCCGCCCGCTGGAGACGCTGGAGGAGTCGATCGGGCGGGACGAGTCGCTGCTGACGCGCGGGGTCTCGATGCGGACGATCTACCAGCACACGGCCCGCTACTCACGGCCCACGGCGGCCTACGTCGAGCGGGTGACGGCACTGGGGGCGCAGGTACGGACGCTGGGCGACGGGCTGATGCGCATGCTGATCTTCGACGACCACACGGGGCTGATGGCGGTACCGGACCGCAGCGGGGCGGCGCTGGTGGTGCGGGAGCCGAGCGTCGTGCACTTCATGACGGCGACCTTCGAGCGCTCCTGGCTGGGCGCGGATCCCTTCCCCACGTCGGTGGGCCCCGAGGCGGCCCGGTCCATCTCGGACGAGCTGCGGCAGACGATCGTGCGGCTTCTGTCGGAGGGCCTGGAGGACAAGGTGATCGCGCGCCGTCTGGGCATGTCGGAACGGACCTGCCAGCGGCACATCGCCGAAATCATGCGCGCGGTGGGTGCCAAGTCCCGCTTCCAGGCGGGCTACTTGCTCTCGGTCACCCCGCCCCCGCCGCCGCCGTAA
- a CDS encoding BCCT family transporter — protein MPAYQRSRTDKVVFGVTAGLTLAFVLWGAVATDSLESVSSGLLEGLIHNGGWAFMLAATGFVVFALWLAISRYGRIRLGREDEVPEFRTVSWVAMMFSAGMGIGLMFYGVSEPLAHYGTPPPGTHPVDSAERMQTAMATTLFHWTLHPWAIYAVVGLAIAYSTFRRNRRQTISAVFEPLIGARHAHGGAGRVIDIVAIFATLFGSAASLGLGALQIGSGFRELGWMDTVSTALLVGIIAVLTVAFVASAVSGVERGIQWLSNINMVLALVLVVFVFIAGPTIIVLDLLPTSLGAYLGDLPQLIGRTEATGAGEVAEWLGSWTVFYWAWWISWTPFVGMFIARISRGRTIRQFIGGVILVPSTVSLLWFSVFGGTAMKLRESGELARESTPEGQLFGLLQQFPLATVMSLLVMVLVGIFFVSGADAASIVMGTLSQKGVLEPSRPVVVFWGVVTGAVAAIMLLIGNGEGDALAGLQNLTILVAAPFTVVMIGMCVALMRDLRRDPLIIQGEQGEEAVAVAVAAGHEEYGGNFELRIGPSGEPQPDDAQLPSASPPPGGPK, from the coding sequence GTGCCGGCCTACCAACGTTCCCGCACGGACAAGGTGGTCTTCGGGGTCACCGCGGGCCTGACCCTCGCGTTCGTCCTGTGGGGCGCCGTGGCAACGGACTCGCTGGAGAGCGTGTCGAGCGGCCTGCTCGAAGGGCTCATCCACAACGGCGGCTGGGCCTTCATGCTCGCCGCCACCGGCTTCGTCGTCTTCGCCCTCTGGCTGGCGATCAGCCGCTACGGCCGGATCCGCCTCGGCCGCGAGGACGAGGTCCCGGAGTTCCGCACCGTCTCCTGGGTCGCCATGATGTTCAGTGCCGGCATGGGCATCGGGCTCATGTTCTACGGCGTGAGCGAACCCCTGGCCCACTACGGCACGCCCCCGCCCGGCACACACCCCGTCGACTCCGCCGAGCGGATGCAGACGGCGATGGCCACCACGCTGTTCCACTGGACGCTTCATCCGTGGGCGATCTACGCGGTGGTCGGGCTCGCCATCGCCTACAGCACCTTCCGCCGCAACCGCCGCCAGACGATCAGCGCCGTGTTCGAGCCGCTGATCGGCGCCCGGCACGCGCACGGTGGGGCCGGGCGGGTCATCGACATCGTGGCGATCTTCGCCACCCTCTTCGGGTCCGCGGCGTCGCTCGGACTCGGGGCCCTCCAGATCGGCAGCGGGTTCCGTGAGCTGGGGTGGATGGACACCGTCAGCACGGCGCTCCTCGTGGGCATCATCGCCGTCCTGACCGTCGCCTTCGTCGCCTCGGCGGTCTCCGGCGTGGAGCGGGGCATCCAATGGCTGTCGAACATCAACATGGTGCTCGCGCTCGTGCTCGTCGTGTTCGTGTTCATCGCCGGGCCGACCATCATCGTGCTCGACCTCCTGCCCACGTCCCTGGGCGCCTACCTCGGCGACCTCCCCCAGCTCATCGGCCGTACCGAGGCCACCGGCGCCGGCGAGGTCGCCGAGTGGCTGGGCAGCTGGACGGTCTTCTACTGGGCGTGGTGGATCTCCTGGACCCCCTTCGTCGGCATGTTCATCGCCCGGATCAGCCGCGGCCGCACCATCCGGCAGTTCATCGGCGGCGTCATCCTCGTACCGAGCACGGTCAGCCTGCTGTGGTTCTCCGTCTTCGGCGGCACGGCCATGAAGCTGCGGGAGAGCGGCGAACTCGCCCGGGAGAGCACCCCCGAGGGCCAGCTCTTCGGGCTGCTCCAGCAGTTCCCCCTCGCCACCGTGATGAGCCTGCTGGTCATGGTCCTCGTCGGCATCTTCTTCGTCTCCGGCGCCGACGCCGCCTCCATCGTGATGGGCACGCTCTCGCAGAAGGGCGTCCTCGAACCGTCCCGGCCGGTGGTCGTCTTCTGGGGCGTGGTGACCGGCGCCGTCGCGGCGATCATGCTGCTGATCGGCAACGGCGAGGGCGATGCGCTCGCCGGACTGCAGAACCTGACGATCCTCGTGGCGGCGCCGTTCACCGTGGTCATGATCGGTATGTGCGTGGCCCTCATGCGCGACCTGCGCCGGGACCCGCTCATCATCCAGGGCGAACAGGGCGAGGAGGCCGTGGCCGTGGCGGTGGCCGCGGGCCACGAGGAGTACGGCGGCAACTTCGAACTCCGCATCGGCCCCTCCGGCGAACCCCAACCGGACGACGCACAACTCCCCTCCGCCTCCCCGCCCCCGGGCGGCCCGAAGTAA